A DNA window from Anastrepha ludens isolate Willacy chromosome 6, idAnaLude1.1, whole genome shotgun sequence contains the following coding sequences:
- the LOC128867329 gene encoding endocuticle structural glycoprotein ABD-4, whose product MKIEIALLLIVCTASAVFAAPQAQGEPIAIISQESNIEPDGSYNYNYETANGIKGEETGTLKKATSPDTSDVIIARGSVSYTSPEGNLITLNYAADDENGFQPQGEHLPTPPPIPPAIQKALDYLLSLPPAKRR is encoded by the exons TCGTCTGCACCGCGTCTGCTGTGTTTGCCGCGCCACAAGCGCAGGGTGAACCAATAGCCATTATTAGTCAGGAGTCGAATATTGAACCGGATGGTTCATATAATTATAA CTATGAAACCGCTAATGGCATTAAAGGCGAGGAGACTGGTACGCTTAAGAAGGCCACCTCACCAGATACCAGCGATGTGATTATTGCGCGCGGCTCTGTCAGTTACACCTCACCCGAAGGTAATCTAATTACGCTCAACTATGCTGCAGATGATGAGAATGGCTTCCAGCCACAAGGCGAACATCTGCCCACACCACCACCAATCCCACCAGCAATCCAAAAGGCACTCGACTATTTGCTTAGCTTGCCCCCAGCGAAGCGTCGTTAA